The Aureimonas mangrovi genome includes a region encoding these proteins:
- a CDS encoding ABC transporter permease, with translation MIVRALLRCHAFLALAYLLLPLVVIVGASLTTSEFLAFPPQGLTLRWYEVVISDPTYVASFLTSTALALCATALAVILAIPAALAIARNEFRGKAAFASLLLSPLVLPHLVLGAALLQFGGAIGLTRNFAALLVGHVVIVTPFVLRTVLPMLDKDQLALEEASRDLGAGPFQTFFLVTLPQIRTGIVSGAIFAFITSFINVELSIFNTTAALNTIPVQLFNYVQYSVDPSIAAVSAATILAAAVAIVVIDLTVGLDFLPDDD, from the coding sequence ATGATCGTGCGAGCCCTCCTGCGTTGCCACGCGTTTCTCGCCCTAGCCTATCTGCTGCTGCCGCTGGTGGTGATCGTCGGTGCGTCGCTGACGACGAGCGAATTCCTGGCCTTCCCGCCGCAGGGCCTGACCCTGCGCTGGTACGAGGTCGTGATCTCCGACCCGACCTACGTGGCCTCGTTCCTGACGAGCACGGCGCTGGCACTCTGCGCAACGGCGTTGGCCGTGATCCTCGCCATTCCGGCGGCGCTTGCGATCGCGCGCAACGAGTTCCGCGGCAAGGCCGCCTTCGCGTCGCTGCTTCTCTCCCCGCTCGTGCTGCCGCATCTCGTGCTCGGCGCAGCACTCCTGCAGTTCGGCGGAGCGATCGGATTGACGCGCAACTTCGCAGCGCTTCTCGTCGGCCACGTCGTGATCGTGACGCCCTTCGTGCTGCGCACGGTGCTGCCCATGCTGGACAAGGATCAGTTGGCGCTGGAGGAGGCATCGCGCGACCTTGGCGCCGGGCCGTTCCAGACCTTCTTCCTTGTCACGCTGCCGCAGATCCGCACAGGCATCGTCTCCGGTGCGATCTTCGCCTTCATCACCTCTTTCATCAACGTCGAGCTGTCGATCTTCAACACGACCGCGGCCCTTAACACGATCCCGGTCCAGCTCTTCAACTACGTCCAGTACTCGGTCGACCCGTCGATCGCCGCCGTTTCCGCTGCGACCATCCTCGCTGCGGCCGTCGCGATCGTCGTCATCGATCTGACCGTCGGTCTCGATTTCCTGCCCGACGACGACTGA
- a CDS encoding ABC transporter permease: MTASRTALIGLIALPLAFSCAFFLVPLATVFAASVTSADGAGLTFASYARILFDEYHWSVMAVTFRLGILTTLICVVIGYPLAWYLVRIVRWRSWRRICVILLILPLFTSNIVRSFGWMVLLGRNGLVNETLESVGLIERPMRFLGTETGILIGLVYILLPFVVLTVGNALAKVDRSVEHASADLGASPASTFWHVTFPLSVPGVVSGAIIVFALAVSAYVTPALLSGGRVTVLAVLVFQQYSTVFDFHYGGALAITLLAFTLAMIGLSSLVSNRGAR; the protein is encoded by the coding sequence ATGACCGCTTCGCGGACGGCGCTGATCGGGCTCATCGCCCTCCCGCTCGCCTTCTCCTGCGCCTTCTTCCTCGTGCCGCTCGCAACCGTCTTCGCCGCCAGCGTGACGAGCGCGGACGGCGCGGGCCTGACCTTCGCGAGCTACGCGCGCATTCTCTTCGACGAGTACCACTGGTCGGTCATGGCGGTGACCTTCCGGCTGGGTATCCTGACGACGCTGATCTGCGTCGTCATCGGCTATCCGCTCGCCTGGTACCTCGTGCGCATTGTGCGCTGGCGATCATGGCGCCGGATCTGCGTTATCCTTTTGATCCTGCCGCTCTTCACCTCCAATATCGTGCGCTCCTTCGGCTGGATGGTGCTTCTCGGCCGCAACGGCCTCGTCAACGAGACCCTTGAATCGGTGGGGCTTATTGAACGACCGATGCGCTTCCTCGGGACAGAGACGGGCATCCTCATCGGCCTCGTCTACATCCTACTGCCCTTCGTCGTTCTCACCGTCGGCAACGCGTTGGCCAAGGTCGATCGCTCGGTCGAGCACGCGTCTGCCGATCTCGGCGCGAGCCCGGCCTCCACCTTCTGGCACGTCACCTTTCCGCTCAGCGTGCCGGGCGTCGTCTCGGGTGCGATCATCGTCTTCGCCCTCGCGGTCAGCGCCTATGTGACACCGGCCCTTCTTTCGGGCGGTCGGGTGACGGTGCTCGCGGTCCTCGTCTTCCAGCAATATTCGACGGTGTTCGATTTCCACTATGGTGGCGCGCTCGCGATCACGCTCCTCGCCTTCACGCTGGCGATGATCGGGCTCTCCTCGCTCGTGTCCAACCGGGGAGCCCGCTGA
- a CDS encoding ABC transporter ATP-binding protein, with protein MALLSIDRVSKTFGKHQAVGGISLDIQPGEFVSLLGPSGCGKTTLLRLIAGFLSVDQGTISIEGKDLTGLPPHRRPLNTVFQNYALFPHLTVAENVAYGPRRAGVEKGEAAKRAAEALELVGLAEFGGRYPRQMSGGQQQRVALARAIVNRPKLLLLDEPLSALDLQLRKRMQIELKQLQEKLGVAFVFVTHDQEEAMAMSDRIAVMNKGRVEQLGTGSEIYRRPATRFVAEFIGEANLVRAQEGEAAGLQILPSDAEHGTLAVLRPEHLRVEVGTDGADTPDLVRLPGRIEAVTTIGGATDIHIVADGHTLLARRIGLVEEFSAGQPVTVSFERKDVHLIRDERS; from the coding sequence ATGGCTCTTCTCTCGATCGACCGCGTCTCCAAGACGTTCGGAAAGCACCAGGCGGTGGGCGGCATCTCGCTCGACATCCAGCCGGGCGAGTTCGTTTCCCTCCTCGGCCCGAGCGGCTGTGGGAAAACGACGCTGCTCCGCCTGATCGCCGGCTTCTTGAGCGTCGACCAGGGCACCATTTCGATCGAGGGAAAAGATCTCACTGGGCTTCCCCCGCATCGCAGGCCGCTGAACACGGTCTTCCAGAATTACGCTCTCTTTCCGCACTTGACGGTGGCCGAAAACGTCGCCTACGGCCCGCGCCGCGCCGGTGTCGAGAAGGGGGAAGCCGCGAAACGTGCTGCCGAGGCGCTCGAATTGGTCGGGCTCGCCGAATTCGGTGGGCGCTACCCGCGCCAGATGTCGGGCGGCCAGCAGCAGCGCGTAGCGCTTGCCCGCGCGATCGTAAATCGGCCGAAGCTCCTGCTTCTCGACGAGCCGCTGAGCGCGCTCGACCTGCAATTGCGGAAGCGCATGCAGATCGAGCTGAAGCAGTTGCAGGAGAAGCTCGGCGTCGCCTTCGTCTTCGTCACGCACGACCAGGAAGAGGCGATGGCGATGTCGGACCGCATCGCCGTGATGAACAAGGGGCGCGTCGAGCAGCTCGGCACGGGCTCGGAAATCTACCGCCGCCCGGCCACGCGCTTCGTCGCCGAATTCATCGGCGAGGCCAACCTCGTTCGCGCGCAAGAGGGTGAAGCCGCCGGCTTGCAGATTCTGCCGTCGGACGCTGAACACGGAACGCTCGCAGTGCTGCGCCCCGAGCACCTTCGCGTCGAGGTCGGGACGGACGGCGCTGATACGCCCGACCTCGTTCGCCTTCCGGGCCGGATCGAAGCGGTGACCACCATAGGCGGTGCCACGGACATCCACATCGTGGCGGACGGCCACACCCTTCTCGCCCGCCGCATCGGGCTGGTGGAGGAGTTTTCGGCCGGCCAGCCCGTGACCGTCTCCTTCGAGCGCAAGGATGTCCACCTCATTCGGGACGAACGATCATGA
- a CDS encoding ABC transporter substrate-binding protein — protein MATVVRSQPQRVDQPSESGQRELVTKKKANTEWHSGCRLLHSQGTSSDFERVTNFVGIIQHPDNRLQAVQAPACEACLKSEQKETTMKHLTVLLCASASALLVAAPTASAQPQSITVAWYGGNWGDAFQACVATPFTEATGIQVVADIGTSTTTLAKLQQQASAPTLDVAYMDGGISELAEEAGVLAAIDLDALPNGANLTDDAAYRNGNKVFAIGGGYYSLGLTYNTEEIGEAPTSWEALWDEDYAGAVTIPSPNNSAGIPFIFFLNQMMGGTPDDFTQTFERLKELDVASYFESSGAANNAFQSGEVVIGAHFNVGAWALIDSGLPIGFTVPSEGVWATDARLHIVEGGPNPEGAAQFLDMAMSAEAAACLAETLYLGPAVSEVELDPEVSRKLPWGQNGSVEDLMFFDWNEVNARRAELTETWNREIAR, from the coding sequence ATGGCCACCGTCGTCCGCAGCCAGCCGCAGCGCGTCGATCAACCCTCCGAAAGCGGCCAACGTGAACTTGTCACCAAGAAGAAAGCCAACACGGAGTGGCACTCCGGTTGTCGATTGCTGCACAGCCAAGGCACCTCCAGCGACTTCGAACGTGTCACGAACTTTGTCGGAATTATTCAACATCCTGACAACAGGCTTCAAGCCGTGCAAGCGCCAGCTTGCGAGGCTTGCTTAAAGAGCGAGCAAAAGGAGACTACGATGAAACATCTGACAGTTCTTCTCTGCGCGTCGGCGAGCGCGTTGCTCGTGGCCGCGCCCACGGCCAGCGCACAGCCGCAGTCGATCACCGTCGCGTGGTACGGTGGCAACTGGGGCGACGCCTTCCAGGCGTGCGTGGCGACCCCCTTTACCGAGGCGACCGGCATCCAGGTCGTTGCCGACATCGGCACCTCTACAACGACCCTCGCGAAGCTCCAGCAGCAGGCCTCGGCGCCGACGCTCGACGTCGCCTATATGGACGGCGGCATCAGCGAGCTGGCCGAGGAAGCCGGTGTCCTTGCCGCAATCGATCTCGACGCGCTGCCGAACGGAGCCAACCTCACCGATGACGCAGCCTACCGGAACGGCAACAAGGTGTTCGCCATCGGCGGCGGCTATTACTCGCTCGGCCTGACCTACAACACCGAAGAGATCGGCGAGGCGCCGACGTCCTGGGAAGCGCTCTGGGACGAAGATTACGCGGGTGCGGTGACGATTCCCTCGCCGAACAACTCGGCCGGCATCCCCTTCATCTTCTTCCTCAATCAGATGATGGGCGGCACGCCAGACGATTTCACGCAGACCTTCGAGCGGCTGAAAGAGCTCGACGTCGCGTCGTATTTCGAATCCTCGGGCGCAGCGAACAACGCTTTCCAGAGCGGCGAAGTTGTCATCGGCGCCCACTTCAACGTCGGCGCCTGGGCACTGATCGACAGCGGCCTGCCGATTGGCTTCACGGTCCCGAGCGAGGGTGTCTGGGCGACCGATGCGCGGCTGCACATCGTTGAGGGCGGACCGAACCCGGAAGGTGCTGCACAGTTCCTTGACATGGCGATGAGCGCGGAAGCGGCCGCTTGCCTTGCCGAGACGCTCTATCTCGGACCTGCCGTTTCAGAGGTCGAGCTCGATCCTGAAGTAAGCCGCAAGCTGCCCTGGGGGCAGAACGGCTCGGTCGAGGACCTGATGTTCTTCGACTGGAACGAGGTCAATGCACGGCGAGCCGAACTGACCGAGACCTGGAACCGCGAAATCGCGCGCTGA
- a CDS encoding GlxA family transcriptional regulator — translation MPLRVGFLLGDKFTLAAFGGLIDALRLAADDGGHSRQIHASWRIMTPGAQSCTASCGLKVEGGDFLDPKMFDYIAVCGGNDYLGDRPAPATDAYLRHAHAGGVRLLGICTGSFDIARAGLAEGRTVCVHWNVQDAFEKRFPGVQTSVDRLFIDEGDLITCAGSTAAIDLGLYLVSRHCGRDRAQQAVRHMMLTGIRAPSLPQANFREDLGEVSDPRVRKAVHFLEQQLDHPPTLPALARYVGVSARQLERAFKTELGVSPMRFHRTMRLNYGRWMIDNKLESITQIALDCGFADTAHFSREFRAHFGLSPSRYRQTL, via the coding sequence GTGCCACTCCGTGTTGGCTTTCTTCTTGGTGACAAGTTCACGTTGGCCGCTTTCGGAGGGTTGATCGACGCGCTGCGGCTGGCTGCGGACGACGGTGGCCATAGCCGGCAGATCCACGCATCGTGGCGCATCATGACGCCGGGAGCGCAGTCATGCACCGCCAGCTGCGGACTGAAAGTCGAGGGCGGCGATTTTCTCGATCCGAAGATGTTCGACTACATCGCAGTATGCGGCGGGAACGACTATCTCGGCGACCGCCCGGCGCCAGCGACCGACGCATATCTGCGCCACGCCCATGCGGGCGGCGTCCGGCTTCTCGGCATCTGCACCGGAAGTTTCGATATCGCCCGCGCGGGGCTCGCCGAGGGGCGCACGGTCTGCGTCCACTGGAATGTGCAGGACGCGTTCGAGAAGCGGTTTCCGGGGGTGCAGACGTCGGTCGACCGCCTCTTCATCGACGAGGGAGACCTCATCACCTGCGCGGGATCAACGGCTGCGATCGACCTCGGTCTCTATCTCGTCTCGCGACATTGCGGGCGCGATCGTGCGCAACAGGCCGTGCGGCACATGATGCTGACGGGCATCCGCGCGCCTTCTCTCCCGCAGGCGAACTTCCGCGAGGACCTGGGCGAGGTGAGCGATCCGCGCGTGCGCAAGGCCGTTCATTTCCTGGAACAGCAGCTCGACCACCCGCCGACGCTGCCGGCGCTGGCGCGCTATGTCGGTGTCAGCGCACGCCAGCTGGAACGCGCCTTCAAGACCGAGCTCGGCGTTTCGCCCATGCGCTTCCACCGCACTATGCGGCTGAACTACGGACGCTGGATGATCGACAACAAACTGGAGAGCATTACGCAGATCGCCCTCGATTGCGGCTTTGCCGACACGGCCCACTTCTCGCGCGAGTTCCGGGCGCATTTCGGCCTATCCCCAAGCCGCTACCGGCAAACCCTCTGA
- a CDS encoding nuclear transport factor 2 family protein, protein MKPRKGEMMGLGDNKRLVAHFNSHLTGSDIDAALSLLADDATWWVLGKPDLFPVTGTRSNREFGKILRDVHASLQDGMRMDVVGMVAEGDKVAAELHARATTIAGRAYDNRYHMLYTVRGAEIASVREYTDLMNIRDVFAVPDVEPRPCLDRSGEPARSEGSAPLRSGDIGDLNAGKLVVIDFLELFRSGDIGAVLDMMTDDATWWVNGRPDLYPGARSWTKAEMADVWLDLYGRLDGTLSMDPTAMIAEGNQVAAEARSHAITKAGAVYANDYHLLFTVRDRKIASVREYTDLLHAAAVFG, encoded by the coding sequence TTGAAACCACGCAAGGGTGAGATGATGGGTCTCGGCGACAACAAGCGCCTGGTTGCGCATTTCAACAGCCATTTGACGGGTTCCGACATCGATGCCGCGCTGAGCTTGCTTGCGGATGATGCCACCTGGTGGGTGCTCGGCAAGCCCGATCTGTTCCCTGTTACCGGCACCAGGTCGAACCGGGAGTTCGGCAAGATTCTGCGCGACGTTCACGCGTCGTTGCAGGACGGCATGAGGATGGACGTCGTGGGCATGGTGGCCGAAGGCGACAAGGTCGCTGCGGAACTGCACGCCCGAGCCACCACGATAGCCGGCCGGGCGTACGACAACAGATATCACATGCTCTACACGGTCCGCGGCGCAGAGATCGCCTCCGTGCGCGAATATACGGACCTGATGAACATCCGCGATGTCTTCGCTGTACCGGACGTCGAACCCCGCCCATGTCTGGACCGCTCGGGCGAACCGGCCCGATCGGAAGGCTCAGCGCCGCTCAGGTCAGGGGATATCGGGGACCTCAATGCCGGCAAGCTCGTCGTCATCGACTTCCTGGAGCTTTTCAGATCCGGCGACATCGGCGCGGTGCTCGACATGATGACCGATGATGCCACATGGTGGGTTAACGGTCGGCCCGATCTCTATCCCGGTGCCCGGAGTTGGACCAAGGCCGAAATGGCCGATGTCTGGCTCGATCTCTATGGCCGGTTGGACGGCACGCTCTCGATGGATCCGACCGCGATGATCGCGGAAGGAAATCAGGTCGCCGCCGAAGCGCGCTCCCATGCGATCACAAAGGCAGGAGCGGTCTACGCGAACGACTACCATCTGCTGTTCACGGTGCGGGATCGGAAGATCGCGAGCGTGAGAGAATATACCGATCTGCTTCACGCTGCAGCTGTCTTCGGCTGA
- a CDS encoding NADP-dependent oxidoreductase, which produces MTKTMNRQFVLAGRPEGKARASDFRLEEASLPTLQKGEVLFRNTLLSVDPYQRNLMGNGSSELPPIDVGAVMPGPTVAVIEHSNNADFAIGDHVQTWSGWREYGVSDGSDLRKLDPTAAPVSTALGVLGHTGLTAWNGMRLIADTRPGGTVVVTAAAGSVGSMAAQIAKMRGYRVVGIAGGAKKVAFLKDDLGLDEAVDYKASDFEEQLQRALPGGIDGLYDNVGDYMFEALMESFNKQARILIGGTIAGYSDTGFSDRGDRLPRLLNLFLYRLIEIRGFNLLDHLASYPEFLEEAAPWVAEGRIKYTEEFVEGFEKTPETFLRLFDGSHDGKLIVKLA; this is translated from the coding sequence GTGACAAAAACGATGAACCGCCAATTCGTGCTCGCGGGCCGTCCTGAAGGCAAAGCGAGGGCAAGTGATTTCAGGCTGGAGGAGGCGTCTCTTCCGACATTGCAGAAGGGTGAAGTGTTGTTCCGCAACACTCTCCTGTCCGTCGATCCATACCAGCGCAATCTCATGGGCAACGGTTCTTCGGAACTGCCCCCGATCGACGTCGGCGCCGTGATGCCTGGTCCGACCGTGGCCGTGATCGAGCACAGCAACAACGCCGACTTCGCGATCGGCGATCATGTCCAGACGTGGTCGGGCTGGCGCGAGTATGGCGTGTCTGACGGGTCGGACCTGCGCAAGCTCGATCCAACGGCGGCTCCTGTTTCCACCGCCCTCGGCGTGCTGGGGCATACCGGCCTGACAGCCTGGAACGGAATGCGCTTGATCGCCGACACCAGGCCGGGAGGGACCGTGGTGGTCACTGCGGCGGCGGGCTCAGTCGGGTCGATGGCCGCGCAGATCGCGAAGATGCGTGGATACCGCGTCGTTGGCATTGCGGGTGGCGCGAAGAAGGTCGCCTTTCTGAAAGACGATCTCGGGCTCGACGAGGCCGTCGATTACAAGGCCTCCGACTTCGAGGAACAGCTCCAGCGGGCCCTGCCGGGCGGGATCGACGGCCTCTATGACAACGTCGGCGACTATATGTTCGAGGCTCTGATGGAGTCCTTCAACAAACAGGCCCGCATTCTCATCGGCGGCACGATCGCAGGGTATAGCGATACCGGCTTTTCGGACCGGGGTGACCGTCTGCCGCGCCTGCTCAACCTGTTCCTCTACAGGCTCATCGAGATCAGGGGCTTCAACCTTCTCGACCATCTCGCAAGCTATCCCGAGTTCCTCGAAGAAGCGGCGCCCTGGGTGGCGGAGGGCAGGATCAAATATACTGAAGAGTTCGTCGAAGGGTTCGAAAAGACACCGGAAACCTTCCTTCGGCTGTTCGATGGCAGCCATGACGGCAAGCTGATCGTGAAGCTTGCCTGA
- a CDS encoding TetR/AcrR family transcriptional regulator → MQNKSEATGLQDRAASPDAGAQGPATDGARAVRARGRPRAFDREAALDRATRLFWEKGYEATSISDLCKTMRIGSPSLYAAFGSKEALYAETLKHYSTSWSHLVWERFMSAPTARDAAAALLLDSAAALTGEAAEIPRGCMMTLSAVGNEGHEELGTLVRSGRAATVQRIHERIERAVVEGEVPASLDIRALARFVQTVQNGMSILARDGAGREELEAVAGIAMLGWDARVGTTD, encoded by the coding sequence ATGCAAAATAAATCCGAGGCGACTGGATTACAGGATCGGGCAGCGTCTCCTGACGCCGGAGCGCAAGGTCCGGCGACGGACGGCGCCAGGGCGGTCAGGGCTCGCGGCCGTCCCCGCGCTTTCGACCGGGAGGCAGCCCTGGACCGTGCGACCCGCCTCTTCTGGGAGAAGGGCTATGAGGCCACTTCCATCTCTGACCTGTGCAAGACGATGAGAATCGGCTCGCCTAGCCTCTATGCCGCATTCGGCTCCAAGGAAGCGCTCTATGCCGAGACGCTGAAACACTACTCGACCAGCTGGAGCCATCTAGTCTGGGAAAGGTTCATGTCGGCTCCCACCGCGCGCGACGCGGCGGCGGCGCTGCTCTTGGATTCGGCCGCTGCGCTGACCGGGGAAGCAGCCGAAATTCCACGCGGATGCATGATGACACTTTCGGCTGTCGGCAATGAGGGACATGAGGAACTGGGAACTCTCGTCCGCTCGGGACGCGCCGCGACAGTCCAGCGAATCCACGAGCGGATCGAGCGCGCAGTTGTGGAGGGAGAGGTGCCGGCATCGCTGGACATCCGTGCCCTCGCTCGCTTCGTTCAGACGGTTCAGAATGGCATGTCGATCCTGGCGCGGGATGGCGCAGGGCGCGAGGAGTTGGAGGCGGTCGCCGGTATCGCAATGCTGGGCTGGGACGCCCGCGTCGGGACAACCGACTGA
- a CDS encoding glycosyltransferase family 2 protein, with translation MDRRLSIITPFFNEGRGVEIFSREIDRIVDDLAGYDVEIVWIDDGSTDDTLSHLLAISAGKPRHTVVELSTNFGKEAALTAGLDVASGDAVIPIDADLQDPPDLIPAMVAAWEAGAEVVLAKRSSRASDSAVKRKTAQWFYRVHNQLSRTKIPENVGDFRLMDRTVVDAVKRLPERQRFMKGLFAWVGYRTVTIEYVRPPRHAGKTKFSGWKLWNLALEGLTGFSTAPLRVWTYIGLLGAAVAMCFALYILVRTLLFGIDTPGYASLLIAIVLFGSLQLVSIGIIGEYVGRIYTETKQRPNYLVRRIHRGAA, from the coding sequence ATGGATCGGCGACTTTCGATCATCACCCCTTTCTTCAACGAGGGGAGGGGCGTCGAAATCTTTTCGCGCGAGATCGACCGCATCGTCGACGATCTGGCAGGATACGACGTCGAGATCGTGTGGATCGACGATGGGAGCACCGACGACACGCTCTCGCATCTTCTGGCGATATCGGCGGGAAAGCCTCGGCACACCGTAGTCGAACTCTCGACGAATTTCGGAAAGGAAGCCGCCCTGACGGCGGGGCTCGACGTGGCGAGCGGAGACGCCGTCATTCCGATCGACGCCGATCTGCAGGACCCGCCCGATCTCATTCCAGCGATGGTGGCCGCCTGGGAGGCGGGAGCCGAGGTCGTGCTCGCAAAGCGCTCGTCACGCGCGAGCGACAGCGCCGTGAAGCGCAAGACCGCCCAGTGGTTCTACCGCGTCCACAACCAGCTTTCCCGCACCAAAATTCCGGAGAATGTCGGAGACTTCCGGCTGATGGACCGCACCGTCGTGGACGCCGTGAAGCGGCTGCCCGAGCGCCAGCGTTTCATGAAGGGGCTGTTCGCCTGGGTGGGATACCGGACGGTGACGATCGAGTATGTCCGCCCGCCGCGCCACGCGGGCAAGACGAAATTCTCGGGCTGGAAGCTCTGGAACCTCGCGCTGGAAGGGCTGACGGGGTTCAGCACAGCACCGCTGCGCGTGTGGACCTATATCGGTCTTCTGGGCGCCGCCGTCGCCATGTGCTTTGCGCTGTACATCCTCGTACGCACGCTGCTCTTCGGGATCGACACGCCGGGCTACGCCTCGCTGCTTATCGCCATCGTGCTCTTCGGATCCCTGCAACTCGTCAGCATCGGGATCATCGGTGAGTATGTCGGCCGCATCTACACCGAGACCAAACAGCGACCGAACTATCTGGTCCGGCGCATCCATCGAGGGGCTGCATGA
- a CDS encoding GtrA family protein, which produces MKPDAYREIGAAVVWGRRRSCAADRASPAGSEPARSSPSAMHEPSLPSLRTRVLRFLTSGVLATLVHIAVASAMAVSGFNATASNSAAFVCANVVSYLANCLWTFEATVSARNAVRFACISLGLFTVILGVSLAVDAFGLHPFVAIALISVLVPALSFAAHNLWTFR; this is translated from the coding sequence ATGAAGCCCGATGCCTATCGGGAGATCGGGGCTGCGGTGGTGTGGGGCCGGCGTCGCAGTTGTGCTGCGGATCGCGCTTCGCCTGCGGGATCGGAACCCGCCCGCTCGTCGCCCAGCGCCATGCATGAGCCCTCGCTTCCGAGTTTGCGGACGCGCGTCCTGCGGTTCCTGACTTCGGGCGTGTTGGCGACCCTCGTTCATATCGCCGTCGCGAGCGCGATGGCGGTGAGCGGTTTCAACGCAACGGCCAGCAATTCGGCAGCCTTCGTCTGCGCGAACGTCGTGTCCTATCTCGCCAACTGCCTGTGGACATTCGAAGCCACCGTCTCGGCGCGCAATGCAGTGCGGTTCGCGTGCATCTCGCTGGGCCTGTTCACGGTGATCCTCGGCGTGTCGCTCGCGGTCGACGCGTTCGGGCTGCATCCCTTCGTCGCGATCGCGCTCATCTCAGTGCTGGTCCCCGCGCTGTCTTTCGCCGCCCACAATCTCTGGACCTTTCGATGA